Genomic window (Magnolia sinica isolate HGM2019 chromosome 10, MsV1, whole genome shotgun sequence):
TCTGATTTTGGGTGTACTTTCCACTAAGGTAAGAATCCATAACGGAAAATTCACTATGTATGTTCCTAGGTCTGAGCAACAGCCTATAGTCCTGAAAACGAACCAATACACAGTTTAAACAGTCTACAATCTAGAGGTGCTTTCCGAGATTCATCTCAACCTCCAAAATCAGTTGGATTTAAATTGATTACCCGAATTGATCGCAGTCGCAATGTCATTCTACCGGgaagaagtttggatcaatctcCACTGGCACACCCCCTGCACCCACAGTGTACACATTCTATAACCTTCTCTTCCCTCAGGTGCTTGGGCACTCTGCAGACGCATGTTGTTTGGAAGTTGTGGTCCCGTGGTTGGATGCATCGTAGGCAACAGAGCCGTTCATACCCAGGCTGGAAGTCAAACACAAGGGTCAGAgagagacacagagagagagagagagagagagagagagagagagagagagaggtgggggaTCCAAAAAAGGTAGTGACCCATTCATAGCTGGCCTGAAACTGGTTGAGTCAGGCTTAGGTCCAGTCCACGATAACAGCAGTCATGTAGATTAGTTTTGAATATATTCATTACATGTCACAAACTTACATGTAGAAAATGATTACAACACCGGACTCGTTCCTGAAATTTTTgaattgggttgggctcagggaTGGGAAACCTGACCCATCTCATGATCCAGTAGGGCTCCATGTCAAGCCTGGCATCATCTAGTCAGGCTTGATCCGGCCCACAAACTGGCCAGATCCACTGAGATCCCCACCTGCTGAACTAAATGGGTAGAAAGTAACAATTGCCAATGTGgagttttctttttcattttggtaaactgaaaaagtctgaaaattaaATAAAGTGCTGGAATCTTGAAGTACTGAATTTTAGTACTTAGAAGTACTGAAAAATCTACTTGGTAATTTGTCTGAAAAAAAAAGTCCTGATATTTGAAAATAAGCagtttttcacacacacacacaaaagtgtTTGCTAAACATAAACTATAAATGCCTGAAAATTAGCAAATTGTTATATTTGGCCCTGTTGTCTCAATTAATATCTTTTGTAGAGTATGATATGAAACCTGCTATGCCATGCCACCAAATTCAAGATACTATCCCAATTtattcatctttttatatgttccTTCTTGTGCATTCCAACAATAGAATGTCACTCAATATAGGTCCCTGAAGCATAGGACTGAATATGTAGGGCCCATCCTCACATTGATCTGATAGGTTGAGCCCAAGATGCATATGGGATGCTCCTAATATCTCTAAGGTTGAAGACACTATTCAATCAACGGCCTGCTTATAGTGTTTACAGGCCTACTTATGGTGTTTATGGAACACCATGCAAGCAACAAGCAACAATCAACATGCAATATTGAGTCGCAGGATAAACATTGGACTCCTGACCCATGCTAAATGAGgtggcctatcttgatgtatgcgtgaaatccacatcgtccacccattttaccagcttattttaggggcatgagcctaaaaatgaggcaggtggaccacactacaagaaacagtggtaattgaacacccaccattaaaaacttcttgggggccacaaaagttttggatcaagctgatatttgtgttttcctttcatttctgtgtaacctaatcaacaggttagatgacaagtgaacattacagttggcccttggattttttttatggtgggcattcaatcagcacttttactgtggtttggtccacctaagatttggatcagcctcttTTTTTGGGGCTCAAGCCCTACAATAAtggttcaaaatggatggatggcatggatacaacacatacatcatggtggggcccataaagcaccGTCACTAACCACCTCAATTGCAAATGGCCTCTGGACCCATGTGCCATGCTAAAAAAAAAATACggttgcccaccttgatgtatgtgtgaaaatccatgccgtcccaccattttgctagcttattttagggcatgggctcaaaaatgacacagatccaaatctaaggtagacTACActagaaacaatggtaattgcacgcccaccattaaaaacttcttgggaacaCAAGCATTTGGGTTCAAGCTTatacgtgttttcccttcatccatgtctatgtgacctaatcaacaggtttgggaagtttttaacagtgggcattcaatcaccacttttcttgtagtgtggtcccacctaagatttggattggcctcttttttgggctcatgccctagaataatgatccaaaatggatgtacagcgtggatgatacacatacatcatggtggagcccaccgagAACCATAATTATCTGCCTAGTATTGTAAATGGCTAAAAAAAGTCCCTGCAGTgtttaaaaaaaatgaggtggcccaccttgatttatgtgtgaaATTCACGCCGTCCCACCATTTTGTCagctttttagggcatgagcccaaaaatgaggctgatccaaatctcaggagtaccacaccacaggaaacaatggtaatagaacacccaccattaaaaacttcccgaagagctacaaaagttttggatcaagctcatatttgtgtttccccttcatccaggtctgtgtaaccttattcacaggttggatggcaaataaacattacaatgggccctaggaagtttttaacggcaggtgtccaatgaccattgtttcttgtgatttggtccacttaagactaagatttgcttcatttttgggaccatggcctaaaaatgagctgcaaaaactgatggacagtatggatatacagcaaatacatcaaggtgggcccacagagcaacaCCCACCAACATGTTACCAGGGTCCGCACCGGTTTTGGCGGACTCGAGTTGAGTAGCATAGAACACCGCACCTGGGCCTGTATCGTGTCGATGTTATAaagttctatggaccccaccatgatatacattgttacatccacactgttcatccattttttttcagatcattttagggcatgaccaaaaaaaaaaagaggtagatccaaagctcaagtggaccacaccataggaaaaaggtggggattgaatgcctaccattgaaaacttcttgagggccacaaaagttctggctcaagctgatatttatttttcccttcatccaggtccgtgtgaccttatgaatgggttcaatggcaaataaatatcatggtgggccctaggaaggtttcaacagtgggcttCATTGTCCCCGTTGCTTtatgtgatgtagtccacttgagctttagatctgcctcattttttttactcatgccctaaaatgatctagtaaaatggatggacggtatagatataacacatacatcatggtggggcccatagaactttgccacatcaaaATAGGAGTTATTTGAACATGAAATCAGAAGTCACTTGGAAGAGGCTAAagttatcattttttatttttttttaaatgaagggtATTTCAGTGAAAAGTAATAAAAGATCTTAATGCAAATCACTTATCACATTCTGTGTCAAGTCAATgaagagaagcttagaaaattgATTTTCTAGTGAAAATCCAAATTAAGCACTTGATTTTTTGGATTTGCCAAACAATCTGAATCAAGGAAAATCACTTAAAATAGCCCATTTTAGTGGtaagtgctgaaaataagttttaccaaacaagccctaatacAATCCAATAAGtaatggaaaaacaaatgaagAATAGGTGGAAATTTTGGGTCCTGAGTCTCATCAGATGTATAGTTTGCTAAGGATTCCATAAATAGGAatcccatggttcagtgatccagagtGCTGATCTGATGGGCACCAGAAATATGGGATGCCCAAACAATCTCCAACAGGAAGTTCTGAACCATTCAATTGGTTGCCTACAAATCCCCAACAGAAAATAGGACACTTTTTGAAGGTTTCAGATCTTCATATGAGGGAGATTTTTGAAGAATCCTGTACACTACGGttgcccaccagatcaatggtctgatGCCAACCCATAGTCCCAACATGATCAGAATCCTTCACCATTGTGTACACAACAATTCATCATGTTTGGggaggaagatatatatatatatatatatatatatatatagagagagagagagagagagagagagagagagagagagccgtgcTCACCTGCGCACATTTGCACATatgtcatgggcccaaaatctgaatggtccacatgatgcagcacccccTGAAACCTTTTGGCCCAACtttcaccccgatccaaaactctggtgggttgtagcaaagagaggcaaatcaagggaggaaactgtttccattTGCATTGGGCCCTTTCAtgcttttgtatgtggtgtggcctacacaagtcatagattaacttgatttttaagtcataagggtagatgttcgacacgcatcacggtgggctcacacaaccctctctctctctctctctctctctctctctctctctctctctctctctctctgtgtgtgtgtgtgtgtgtgtgtgtaattaagAAGCAAGAATGTAGTCAAAATAATGACACCAATGCTAACCTTCTTCCATTTGGCAATTAGATTgctgactgtgtgtgtgtgtgtaattaagAAGCAAGAATGTAGTCAAAATAATGACACCAATGCTAACCTTCTTCCATTTGGCAATTAGATTACGGTCAGCATAACCTTGATCCAAGCAGAATTCATATAGCTCCTTGGATATTTCCTTTCTTCTATAAAACAGGTCATAGATGTAGCGGCTCTTTTGATGAGCAATTCGGAAAATGGGCCACAGCGCTTCGCATTTTCTCTTACCATCGTGTGGATCATTTTCAGCTGTTCACAACATAGAATTTGCATCAGCATATAATGCAGAGTCACCAATCAAGAGAGGCAAATCCATAGAGCAATTAGAAATTTGCTAATTTCACACACATGCACAGCGGATCAAGGCAAACCCATAGAGCCATTAGaaatttgctaattccacacacaTACACAGCGGAACATCATACCACCGCAAAAGTGCCAATGTTGGTACACACCTGTAGAACATCCAAACCACCCATCAGGCAGCCCCGCTATGTATATTTTGCCTATCCATTTCTTTCATACCATGGGCCACATAGAGGTCAACCAGCCAGATTCTTAGGCTGATGGCTCAGATATGGCACAAACATTCCACATTGGCAGGTGCAGCAGCATGTGAAGGGCTGGGTTATACACCTGTGTTGGATTACCCAACCCCAAATTGTCATAAATGACTGACCTTCTCTCATCTTTGCTTCCAGCTCACGAAGAGTAGGCTCAATTAACTCCCATCCATTGGGATATTTGACACGATTGGTCTTTATCTTTGGCATTCTTCCAGTTGCAGTTAGTTTGTACCTTGTCCTTCCAAGGGAGAATATATACCTGTACAGTAAGCCAAATGAGAGACAACAAAGATGAATATGATTTCTAACATCTCTCTATTGCAAGGTTTGGATTCTGTATGCACTTCTTCATATGTTGGGAGCTATCCACTAGGTGGACTGTAACTTGCAGTGCAGGGTAGAGTTTTGCTAAGTAACGCAAAGTCGGTCAGCATGTCTTATCTTGTATGAAAGAGTGAACAGTCACGATAACAATTGAGCATCTCATGTGTCACTGAAAAAGAGTATGAATCAGAACTGATATGCTAGCCAAGTGCATCAATAAACACACACAACATCCCCAGGAGTATGAATCAGAATTGATTTGCTAACCAAGTGCGcacgcacacgcgcacacacaaatTTGGGATATGAGAGCTGATTTAATTAATCAAACTTAGGTCATATGAATATACATTCTATCAAAAatcgtacacacacacacacacacacacacacacacacaaatttggGATATGAAAACTGATTCAATTAATCAAACTTACGTCATGTGAATATACTAaggaattccaatgcattccaaatacaagctcccaaacggaAGATTTGAATTCCAGTGCATTTCAATCAAACACAACTGCGGATTAAAATCACCTTGATTCCAATGTAATTGTGATTCAGATtccaatgtaattgtgatttggattccaatgcaatccaaatccaagctctcaaatgggccataacagAACCAATTTCCAACCCAAATTCTCAAGATGCAAAGGGCTATTTGAGACTGTCTTAGTCATTCGTCCCTCAAGGGGTTTTAATCATCTACTTCCTCCAATCATTGATGTATTTGGGAGTTTTTGGATTTCAAAAGGTGAAGAACGACTTTTTTTCACTTTTGCACATTATCTCATTTGGGAGTTAGTAAGACACTCGAAAGGAAAATCAAAGAAGGAGATTTTTGGGGAAAATCTCCAAAAACATTTTATCACTACCttctaatttttcattttcaaggaAAGATTTTTCTTCCCAATTATCTTCccatcttctcttctcttctcttctctcctctcctACTGCTCATTTCCCTAGCAATTAATCAATGATTGAGATTGTATGATCAAAGTGATATATGTAAGGGATGGGCAATAAAGTtaggcctcacatgatgaatggtagggataatcaatatggaccatgCATCAAGTGTATCGCTGTTGTAATGGTTAATAACACATTAATGATTATGACATGTTAGGATTCATTGTGGATGGAAGAtatccagaaaaatctcaaatcagACTTATTTGAAACCTCTGACCACTTTAACTCCATTCCATGCGGATCAACACAGGAGGCACAAGGCCAGGTTAGGACCAGAGCTTAAGGGATTAAGGTTGGGTAAGGGTGACAATTGGCCAAGGTAGTCTGGATGACTACCGGGACACGGCCCAACATTGGCTGGTTATGGATAGTTAAATGGGTGTGGTTATGGGTTTTGTTAGTAATTTTAACCCGATTAATAATTGGATTGGGTGTGTTGAAGCCTCCGGCAACCCAACAAAGCTCGAATCCAACATACATGGTCAAGCTTAA
Coding sequences:
- the LOC131257800 gene encoding protein BUD31 homolog 2 — its product is MPKIKTNRVKYPNGWELIEPTLRELEAKMREAENDPHDGKRKCEALWPIFRIAHQKSRYIYDLFYRRKEISKELYEFCLDQGYADRNLIAKWKKPGYERLCCLRCIQPRDHNFQTTCVCRVPKHLREEKVIECVHCGCRGCASGD